In the Arachis ipaensis cultivar K30076 chromosome B10, Araip1.1, whole genome shotgun sequence genome, one interval contains:
- the LOC107623227 gene encoding probable galacturonosyltransferase 11, translating into MRRRAAAEFRRRVRRRFSYWIWFLLAAFSLAALLLFVVQHNHRQDQFQLPLTERNARGELAKESMNFSNEILSATSFSRQIAEQMVLAKAYVVIAKAHNNHHFAWQLSSKIRICQLLLSKAAMTGEPITLDEAEPIIKSLSSLIFKAQDVHYDIATTIVTMKSHIQALEERANVVTVQSTVFAQISAEALPKSLHCLNVKLMTDWLRTLSLQKLSNEWKTSRLKDNSLYHFCIFSDNVLATSVVVNSTVVNADHPKQLIFHIVTNGVNYGAMQAWFLSNDFKGAIIEVQNFEDFHWLNENYSPIIKQLHNPESQAFYFGAYQDVNIESKVRNPKYLSVLNHLRFYIPEIYPQLEKVVFLDDDVVVQKDLTILFSLDLHGNVNGAVETCLEAFHRYYKYLNFSNSIISSKFDPQACGWAFGMNIFDLVAWRKADVTARYHYWLEQNANGTLWKLGMLPPALLSFYGLTEPLDRRWHVLGLGYDLNIDNRLIESAAVIHFNGNMKPWLKLAIGRYKPLWHRYINQSHPHLLDCASS; encoded by the exons TGCCGCCGAGTTCCGGCGCCGTGTTCGGCGGAGGTTTTCTTATTGGATCTGGTTTCTCCTCGCCGCCTTCTCTCTTGCGGCTTTGCTTTTGTTCGTAGTGCAGCACAATCATCGCCAAGATCAGTTTCAGCTTCCGCTAACG GAGAGGAATGCCAGAGGTGAACTTGCAAAAGAGAGTATGAATTTTTCCAATGAAATTTTAAGTGCAACTTCCTTTTCACGACAGATAGCAGAGCAAATGGTTCTGGCCAAGGCATATGTGGTCATTGCCAAAGCACACAATAATCATCATTTTGCCTGGCAGCTTAGTTCAAAGATTAGAATTTGCCAGCTTTTGCTTTCAAAAGCTGCCATGACTGGGGAGCCCATTACCTTGGACGAAGCTGAGCCAATTATTAAAAGCCTCTCTTCCCTGATTTTCAAGGCACAAGATGTCCATTATGACATTGCTACCACTATAGTAACAATGAAGTCGCACATTCAAGCTCTCGAAGAACGTGCTAATGTTGTAACAGTTCAAAGCACAGTGTTTGCTCAAATATCAGCCGAAGCACTGCCAAAGAGTCTTCATTGCCTAAATGTGAAACTTATGACCGATTGGCTAAGGACATTGTCCCTGCAAAAACTCTCAAACGAGTGGAAAACTTCTCGTCTCAAGGACAACAGTTTATATCATTTCTGCATTTTTTCAGATAATGTGCTTGCAACATCAGTTGTTGTTAACTCTACAGTTGTCAATGCAGACCACCCAAAACAATTGATCTTTCACATTGTCACCAATGGTGTCAATTATGGAGCAATGCAAGCATGGTTCCTTAGTAATGACTTTAAAGGGGCCATCATAGAGGTGCAGAATTTTGAGGACTTTCATTGGTTGAATGAAAATTATTCTCCGATTATCAAACAGCTACACAATCCAGAATCTCAAGCCTTCTATTTTGGAGCTTATCAAGATGTGAATATCGAATCAAAAGTTCGGAACCCCAAGTATTTGTCTGTACTTAATCATCTTCGGTTTTACATCCCTGAGATTTATCCACAACTTGAGAAGGTTGTTTTCCTTGACGATGATGTTGTCGTCCAGAAGGACCTCACCATACTTTTCTCGCTGGATTTGCATGGAAATGTGAATGGTGCAGTTGAAACTTGTCTTGAAGCGTTTCACCGGTACTACAAGTATCTAAACTTCTCAAATTCAATTATAAGCTCAAAGTTCGATCCACAGGCATGTGGATGGGCATTTGGCATGAACATTTTTGACTTGGTTGCATGGAGGAAAGCAGATGTGACAGCAAGATATCACTATTGGCTGGAGCAAAATGCCAATGGCACACTCTGGAAGCTTGGCATGCTTCCTCCAGCTCTTCTAAGTTTCTATGGTTTGACAGAACCACTTGATAGAAGATGGCATGTTTTAGGATTGGGTTATGACTTAAATATTGACAACCGTCTAATTGAAAGCGCTGCAGTTATCCACTTCAATGGGAACATGAAGCCATGGCTGAAGTTAGCTATAGGCAGGTATAAGCCACTGTGGCACAGGTACATAAATCAAAGTCACCCTCACCTTCTAGATTGTGCCAGTAGTTAA